In Rhodococcus sp. 4CII, the DNA window ACTCGCACCCCGGGAACGAGGAACCAATGACGAACTTAAGCAACGAAACCGGCGTTCGCCGCAGGAGCAGCAACGCGGCGGACCTCGTACGCAACATGAGCTACGAGGTGATGCCGTTCAAGAACACCGAGCAGGACGTGGTCGATCACGTTCCCACGACGGTCCCCCTCACCGTGACGGTGACCGAGGCCAAGGGAATCGACACCACCTTGAACCTCACCGAGAAGTTGATCGGCCACGGCTACCAAGTTTCTCCGCATCTGCCGGGCCGCCAGTTCGTCGACGACGCGCACGTCGCCGATGTCATCGCCCGTCTCAGCGAGATCGGAGTGAAGTCGGTGTTCGTCATCGGCGGTGACGCACCTGACCCGGCAGGCAAGTTCGTCGATGCGTTCGGACTGCTCCGGGCGATGGAGGAAGTCGGCCACCCTTTCCAGGAAGTGGGCATCGGTGGCTACCCGGAGGGGCACGGCGCGATCGAACAGGAACTCATTGATCTGGCCCTGCAACAGAAGGCACCACTGGCGACACGGGTCTTGACACAGATCTGCTTCGACGCGACCACCACCAGCAAGTGGGCCGCAGGCGTCGCCGCCTCCGGGGTGGACCGGCCCATCTACGTCGGCATGCCGGGACCGGTCAGCCGCCAGAAACTGATGCGGATCTCGGCCGGCATCGGACTGGGACAGTCGGCACGGTTCCTGCAGAAGCAGCAGAGCATGCTGTGGCGATTCCTTCTGCCCGGCGGCTACAACCCCACCCGCCTGCTCAAGCAACTCGGCAGCGCCGTCCCGAAGACCAGCAACAATATCGCCGGCCTGCACATCTTCACCTTCAACGAACTTCGCAAGACCGAAATCTGGCGGCAGAAACTTCTCACCGCCATCGTGGAAAAGGATGCTCGGTCATGACCGACAACATCTTCGCCGAAGACTACGGGCGTCTGATCGTGCAGGGCGCCGACCAGCCCGGGATCGTCTCCCGCGTGTCCACTGTGCTCGCTGAGCACGGCGCCAACGTCGTCGCACTCGACCAGACCACCAGCGATCCATCGGGCGGACAATTTTTCCAGCGCACGGTGTTCCACCTGCCGGAGCTGTCCGTCAAGCGTGAGGCACTCGCCGACGCCCTCGACCAGAACCTGGTCGACGACCTGGGTCTGTCCTACCGGCTGGTGGAAGCCAAGCGGCAGAAGCGAGTCGCGATCCTCGTCTCCAAGTCCGATCACTGCATGCTCGACTTGCTCTGGCGCCAGCGCCGCGGCGAGCTGCGCATGACAGTCCCGATGGTCATCTCCAATCACCCCGATCTCGGAGATGACGTGCGTCAGTTCGGTATTCCCTTCTTTCACGTGCCGGTGGAGAAGAACAACAAGGCTGCCGCAGAGAAGGAACACCTCAATCTGCTCAAGGGCAACGTCGACATGGTCGTCCTCGCCCGGTACATGCAGGTCCTTTCGGGTGACTTCCTCGAAGAGGTCGGCGTACCGGTCATCAACATCCACCACTCGTTCCTGCCCGCGTTCATGGGGGCCGGACCGTATCAGCGGGCGAAGGACCGCGGTGTGAAGCTGATCGGCGCGACCGCGCACTATGTCACCGAGGACCTGGACGAAGGTCCCATCATCGAGCAGGACGTCATCCGGGTCTCGCACCGCGAATCCACCCGTGAATTCCAGCGGCGAGGCGCAGACGTCGAGCGCTCAGTGCTGTCGAGGGCGGTGTCCTGGCATTGCGATGACCGGGTCATCCGCGACGGCAACACGACTGTTGTGTTCTAGGGAGTGTCAGTGACCGCAAAGATCTTGGACGGACGTCACATATCGTCGACGATCCTCGACCGTGTGCAGAAAGAGGTCGAGGAGTTCGTTTCCGAGCACGGGCGTGTCCCGGTCCTGGCGACCGTGCTCGTCGGTGACGATCCCGCTTCCCACACCTACGTCCGGATGAAGGCAAACCGGTGCGCGAAGGTCGGGATGGAGTCGCGCCGCATCGAACTCGACGCGACGATCACCACCGACGAATTGGTCGAGCAGATCCGCAAGTTGTCCGCTGACCGGGCCGTCGATGGGATCCTGCTCCAGCATCCGGTGCCGGAGCACATCGACGAGCGCGCAGCGTTCGAGGCCATCGCCCCGTCCAAGGACGTCGACGGCGTCACCCGCACCTCATTCGCCACGATGGCCTTCGACGAGGGTGGATTCGAATCCGCGACTCCGGGCGGGATCATGGCGCTCCTCGACGCCTACGACATCCCGTTGGCCGGTAAGCATGCCGTCGTGGTCGGGCGCAGCCCCATCCTGGGCAAACCGGTAGGCATGCTGCTCCTCGCGCGTGACGCCACGGTTACGTACTGCCATTCACGGACCACTGGGCTGGCCGACCACGTCGCGCAGGCCGACGTCGTGGTCGCAGCCGTCGGCCGGCCGGAATTGATTCGCGGCGAATGGCTCAAACCGGGTGCGGTCGTGGTCGACGCAGGCTACGCCGACGACAAGGGCGACGTCGAATACGACAGCGCAGCGGCACGAGCCTCGTACATCACCCCTGTCCCGGGAGGTGTCGGACCGATGACCATCGCCACGCTGCTGTCGCAAACGATCCGTGCCGCACGCGAACACGAAGCGACCTCGTGAGGAGGCGACATGAGTAAGGCACAGGACAACTACATCCTCGATCTGACCCAGAACCGGCGAGGCTACGCCCTCAACCGCATGTGCGGATCATTCAAGGACGCTGAGAACCGCGACCGTTTCACCGCGGACGAGGCC includes these proteins:
- a CDS encoding methylenetetrahydrofolate reductase, whose product is MTNLSNETGVRRRSSNAADLVRNMSYEVMPFKNTEQDVVDHVPTTVPLTVTVTEAKGIDTTLNLTEKLIGHGYQVSPHLPGRQFVDDAHVADVIARLSEIGVKSVFVIGGDAPDPAGKFVDAFGLLRAMEEVGHPFQEVGIGGYPEGHGAIEQELIDLALQQKAPLATRVLTQICFDATTTSKWAAGVAASGVDRPIYVGMPGPVSRQKLMRISAGIGLGQSARFLQKQQSMLWRFLLPGGYNPTRLLKQLGSAVPKTSNNIAGLHIFTFNELRKTEIWRQKLLTAIVEKDARS
- the purU gene encoding formyltetrahydrofolate deformylase, with amino-acid sequence MTDNIFAEDYGRLIVQGADQPGIVSRVSTVLAEHGANVVALDQTTSDPSGGQFFQRTVFHLPELSVKREALADALDQNLVDDLGLSYRLVEAKRQKRVAILVSKSDHCMLDLLWRQRRGELRMTVPMVISNHPDLGDDVRQFGIPFFHVPVEKNNKAAAEKEHLNLLKGNVDMVVLARYMQVLSGDFLEEVGVPVINIHHSFLPAFMGAGPYQRAKDRGVKLIGATAHYVTEDLDEGPIIEQDVIRVSHRESTREFQRRGADVERSVLSRAVSWHCDDRVIRDGNTTVVF
- a CDS encoding tetrahydrofolate dehydrogenase/cyclohydrolase catalytic domain-containing protein, producing the protein MTAKILDGRHISSTILDRVQKEVEEFVSEHGRVPVLATVLVGDDPASHTYVRMKANRCAKVGMESRRIELDATITTDELVEQIRKLSADRAVDGILLQHPVPEHIDERAAFEAIAPSKDVDGVTRTSFATMAFDEGGFESATPGGIMALLDAYDIPLAGKHAVVVGRSPILGKPVGMLLLARDATVTYCHSRTTGLADHVAQADVVVAAVGRPELIRGEWLKPGAVVVDAGYADDKGDVEYDSAAARASYITPVPGGVGPMTIATLLSQTIRAAREHEATS